A single genomic interval of Lathyrus oleraceus cultivar Zhongwan6 chromosome 7, CAAS_Psat_ZW6_1.0, whole genome shotgun sequence harbors:
- the LOC127103337 gene encoding uncharacterized protein LOC127103337: protein MASSLPHLDDDSVSASPRSDHFQDAPPRVRFMCSFGGKILPRPSDNQLRYVGGDTRIVAVNRSIPFSALVHKLSKLCGMSNITAKYQLPNEDLDALITVTTDEDVENMIDEYDRVSQNENPRAARLRVFLFPEGEDSRANSISSLLNGSTKRENWFMDALNGGVSGLERGRSEASSMLSEVPDYLFGLDNNSEETNQNLRELRPKERHLLQQHDNVSNSDPGSPAPVVSSPFCSTSSALSVPSIPNLPPVKTKLENPVSDFKENQNETVFQPQLKPNVYQINPAVHYPQPQAQASQAQEAAYSGHHAQPVPVYYISGSVQPGNMPIQQVHYPFVQQPYHAVMQPQVPIGYHHMVPGSGQVYGAGMRHVSPVQPYSPTAAVVRDGLKQQVYQAVPNPGPVPVYHAMAVTGGDEPQRGGTEFGMGRGTNPPNN, encoded by the exons ATGGCGTCGTCACTCCCACACTTAGACGATGATTCCGTCTCCGCTTCCCCTCGCTCCGATCACTTCCAAGACGCTCCGCCACGTGTACGCTTCATGTGTAGTTTCGGCGGCAAGATCCTCCCCCGTCCCTCCGACAATCAACTCCGTTACGTCGGCGGCGACACCCGAATCGTCGCCGTCAATCGCTCTATTCCGTTCTCCGCCCTTGTCCACAAACTCTCTAAACTCTGCG GCATGAGCAACATAACGGCAAAGTACCAACTTCCAAACGAAGACCTAGACGCGTTGATCACAGTAACAACAGACGAAGACGTGGAGAACATGATAGACGAGTACGACCGCGTCTCACAGAATGAAAACCCACGAGCGGCTCGGCTTCGTGTCTTCCTCTTCCCTGAAGGCGAAGATTCTCGAGCCAACAGCATAAGCTCGCTCTTAAACGGCTCAACTAAAAGAGAAAACTGGTTCATGGACGCTTTAAACGGTGGCGTTTCAGGACTCGAACGAGGTCGCTCAGAAGCTTCTTCTATGCTTTCTGAAGTACCAGATTATTTATTCGGGTTGGATAATAACTCCGAAGAAACAAACCAAAACCTCCGCGAATTACGACCTAAGGAACGGCACCTTCTTCAACAACATGATAATGTTTCCAATTCGGATCCGGGCTCTCCTGCTCCGGTTGTTTCTTCACCGTTTTGTTCAACTTCATCAGCGTTGAGTGTGCCTTCTATCCCGAATCTTCCACCGGTTAAAACCAAACTCGAAAACCCGGTTTCTGATTTCAAAGAAAATCAAAACGAAACGGTTTTTCAACCGCAATTGAAACCGAATGTTTACCAGATTAACCCTGCCGTACACTACCCTCAACCACAAGCACAAGCTTCACAGGCGCAAGAAGCTGCATATTCGGGTCATCATGCACAACCGGTTCCAGTTTACTATATTTCGGGTTCAGTTCAACCCGGAAATATGCCGATCCAACAGGTTCATTATCCATTCGTTCAACAACCTTATCATGCAGTTATGCAACCTCAGGTTCCAATTGGGTATCATCATATGGTTCCGGGTTCGGGTCAAGTGTATGGTGCAGGGATGAGGCATGTGTCCCCAGTGCAGCCCTACAGTCCCACGGCTGCGGTGGTTCGTGACGGTTTGAAACAACAAGTGTATCAAGCTGTGCCGAACCCAGGTCCGGTTCCGGTTTACCATGCAATGGCAGTGACTGGTGGGGATGAACCGCAAAGAGGTGGAACGGAGTTTGGAATGGGTCGGGGCACCAACCCGCCGAATAATTGA